The DNA window CGAGTGCTGTGAGCAGTGAACTGAGAGGCTGTCAACAAAACCAGCAGAAACGCTGGCTGCAGGTGAACCAAATAAACAGTGAAGCGAAACGAGTTTTTCCAACGTGCTAATTAAGATATTTCATAGTTCTCAAAAGAACTCTGGGCAAAAAATAGACAGAATAGCATGCACAAACTATTTTACCGGCGTACGATTAAGGGTCCTTGAAGAGTTGGCTCGAAGAAGGAGGCAAACAATGCAGGTCTCAAAATGGAGCCTTAAAATGAGCTTTGCAACACGTTGGTTCGGATTCAAGGACACACCAAATGGGCTTTGGTGCAGTGTGCCTCACCGAAATGTATTTTCCTACACAAATACGTTTAAAAGGCAACATTTAAGTAATAGTCCGTGACACATCAAGTGTTCTCCATAATCACAATACCAACCGAAAGAATCCCAGTGATGAATTAACTTCACTGTGACGACGGCACAAAACCCCGTCGTGCACAGCCGCGTGCCCCTTCACGGAATGTTCTGAATGGAAATTCACTACCGCGTCTGGTATGGCATTAAATCCTCTCTCTATTCCTCTGCAGGAGTTCCCTCTTCACCTGGAGCAAAGCTCATTTCACTGGAAAATTGGCTCCACCACTCAGCACCCACACTCCTTCATTCTCTCCGCCTGCCTCTCTAAATTCAGCCGTTATTGTAGTGCCTTAAGCGCTAATCCAATTAGCTACATGAAGCAAATGGAGCTATCTCTCATTCTAGCTCGTCACCTGTGCgcgggccgagggggggggggggggggggggtctggagggAATGGGCGACACCTTGCATGGGCATTTTTTAAAGGCTGCAGACAAGGATTTTTGACTTTAAAGCAAACCATCGTCGGGAAGTGACTGTTGTGGAAGGGAAAGCACAaccgtccccccccacccccacctccaaaCACCGGCAGATACGTTTGCTCACGGCCACAGTTTTCCGATCGGCCTTCGAGGCTTCACCATTTGGCGATTAATCCTGAGCGCCTCTCTCGGCTGACGCGTTTGACCCCCCGTGGCCTCGGGCGCACGCTCGGACTCTCGCTGCGGTTTATTAGACGCTGTAAACACATCTCGGGTCGCTCTCGGCAGTCAGTCGGAATGCTTCGCTTAATGCCAGATGGGAGTCAGAGCTCAGAATGTCTGAAATCAGCGTGGGCGGCGGGTTCGGAAACTACCTGCAGCGGTGATTCAACCGCTTGGAAGGTCCCCTGGAAAAACAGCTATTTCTGGTCGGTGAAGTGGTGGAATGAGCTCAGTGTGACGTGCTAATTAACTTTGGAAACATATGACCTTTGCaacaaaaaatatgtaaatgaaagcatgaattatttaattgttattattttatttaattaaaatgttattcctttgtttttaaactaacccagagccttatattatatatatatatatatatatatattgtggcaacccacgggtgcaggtccctaggagcaccaatcagcaccaaggtcaggggactaaaaggggatacgccccgccccccccccgggagacaacgagcggcacagctgcggctcatgaggctgatgaaggtgagccccactataaaggaccaaccgttccaacagccaaggagaactagacgtgagtaggagctgacgtcaggccgaggcctgcgctaacacatatgcgttaacccctaaggacttttcttctgttttccctgcagtgaggagatcgagtgctggaccgtcgagcgggaccgaaggacccaaaccctccaaagaggaagaacttactttggcttttttttctttttgtttggacgtttagaaataaatcaaaccttttttgtgcaaccactcgtgactcccagcagattctttttgcccacccccgtggattgccacatatggtggaggatgcaggcacaTCTTTAGTTCCACCGCTGTAACCCCGAAAGCAGGAGGCTATGGGAGAAGCAATGGAGGCCGCGATGGCCAGGCTTCTCCAAGCCCAGGCGCAGCAGGTGCAGAGCATGGCAGCCCTTCAGGGGACATTCGACCGGCTGGCTGAGAACTTAACCCCAAGGGCCCCTCACGCGTCCCCAACAGCTCTACTCACAAAGCAGACCCCCGGAGACGATGTGGAGGCCTTCCTTGAGGTCTTCGAACGAACGGCAGAACGTGAAGGCTGGCCGGAAGACAGGTGGGCACACATTCTGGCGCCTTTTCTGACAGGGGACGCCCAGAGGGCGTACCAAGACCTCGGGACCAGGGAGGCTACAGACTACCCAACGCTGAAGGGGGCCATCCTGGCCCACTATGGGCACAATTTAGCCGGCCGCGCCCAGCGGGTCCACGATTGGGTGTACGACCCCCAGGGTCCCGTGCGGAGCCAGGTGGTGCGCCTGGGGAGGCTTACCCGTAGCTGGTTGGTGACCGGGGAGGGTCCAGCTGCCATCGACCGCGTCGTTATGGACCGCTGCATCCGGGCCCTGCCTCTCGACGCCAAGCGATGGGCAGCCCAGAACCACCCCGCGTCGGTGGACGAGCTGATTAACCTACTGGAGAACCATCGGGTCAGCCAGCAGATGACGGCGGGGACATGCCCTGCTCCCCGAGGCCTTGAGGGACGGGCTCCGATCCGGCCATCAGCAACCCTTCTTCGCCCGGCTCCGAGAACCGCTCCGCGCCCAACACCCGACAGGTCTGAGTGGAGATGTTTTTCGTGCGGCCAGTTAGGACATATTGCCCGGCAGTGCCCTGCGGGCGATGTGCCCATGCCCTCCGCCAGCACGGAGGAACAGCACCGCCCAGGGAGGTGCCTCATGACTACCTGTTGGACCCCCCCAATACCCGGCGCCGCAACTGTGCCGGTTCGGGTCGGGAACCAGGACACCTCAGCCCTGATAGATTCGGGTAGTGTGGTTACCCTGATCCGCCCTGAGTGggcggaaggagaagaggggccACGCATCGAGGTGACCTGCGTCCATGGGGACCTCAAGGCATATCCAACGAGATGGATCCAGGTGTGTACCCCCCGGGGATCTTTTTCCATACGGGCTGGGCTGGTTCCCGACCTCCCGGTCCCCATGATCATTGGACGCGACTGCCCCATTTTTGAGAGATTTTGGGGTCTGCGACCGAGGGGAGGGCACGATAGGGCCTCCCAGCCAAGACCCATCCGACGCGGGAGACCCAGGGCTGCCTGTGCGGCCCACGCTCCGTCCGGTTCGTCCGACGAGGGCCCCCCGGAAGAGGCAAGACCCCTTCCCCCCTCGCCTTCGACTGCACCAGGAGGCTCCAACCGGGCGGGGGGCCGAACCCCCGATACGGACACCGCTACGGAGGGATCCCAAATccccagagggggggagggcgggagccTTACGGAGTTCTCAGAATTCCCCTTAGTCGCGGACGGGATGGGGAACAGAAAGGGCCAGTTTGCTACAGCCCAGAAAGAAGACGACACCCTGAAACACGCCTGGGCTCGGGTGCTCGCCCACGACGGACAGCCCATCGACCCGGTGAGTGCCTTGTCTTACCCcttctttgttacaaaaaatTCATTGCTGTATAGGATGTGCCAGAAAGGAGGGCAGACAGTCGAACAGTTAGTAGTCCCTCGCCCCTACACCAGTAAGGTATTGTATCTGGCCCACTCCCACCTTATGGGCGCTCACCTAGGGATGGATAAGACACGGGAGAGGATAGAAACCCGGTTTTACTGGCCCGGCATGAAAAGGGCAGTCGTGGATTATTGCGCCGGCTGCCCAGAGTGCCAACTAGTGGCCCCCCGGCCCTCAGTGAGGCACCCGCTAATCCCCCTGCCAATTATCGAAGAACCATTCGAGCGACTTGCCATGGACATTGTAGGTCCACTGCCCAAAACTAGTAGGGGTCATCGATACATCCTAGTGATCATAGACTATGCAACCAGATACCCGGAAGCTCTACCACTGCGAGCTGCCACCGCCAAAGCGGTGGGTAAAGAATTGTTCTTATTGTTCAGTAGGGTAGGAATAGCAAAGGAAATCCTCACTGACCAGGGCACTTGTTTCATGTCaagggttttaaaagaaatgttaagacTGCTACAGGTGAAGCAACTACGAACATCAGTTTATCACCCCCAAACGGACGGCCTGGTAGAACGGTTCAACCAGACGCTAAAACGGATGCTTAAGAAGGTAATGGAGGCCGATGGGAAGAACTGGGACCAATTGCTACCCTACGTTCTGTTTGGGGTAAGAGAAGTGCCTCAGGCGTCCACAGGGTTCTCCCCGTTCGAGCTGCTGTACGGGAGAAGACCCCGCGGACTTTTAGACGTCGCTAAGGAAGCCTGGGAGAGTCAGCCTTCACCCCATCGCACCATCATCGAGCACGTGGACCAAATGAGGACCCGGATGGCCCAAGTCTGGCCAGTAGTGAGGGAACACCTGCAACAGGCACAGCAGGCCCAAGCCAGAGTGTACAATCGGGGTGCCCAGGTACGTGCCTTCCAACCAGGAGAACgtgttcttgtgttggtccccaGCGCAGACTGCAAGttcctggctaagtggcaggGACCCTATGAGGTGGTGACACGGGTCAATGAAGCCAACTATCAGGTACGTCAGCCTGGCCGGCGCAGGCCCCTACAACTCTACCATGTTAACCTTCTTAAAAAATGGCAGAGTCTTCCAGGACCGCCGGCGCCACCCACCCCGGCCCTTACCGCTCGGATCCCGTTACCGAATGTGCCCATGGGAGACCATCTCAGCCCGAGTCAGCTGCAAGACCTACGTGAGGTAGTGTGGCAGCACCTGGATGTCTTCTCCGACCTGCCGGGCAGGACCGCCGTGGCCACCCATGACATAAGGACCGAGCCAGGAGTAACGGTTCGGGTGAAGCCGTATCGTGTCCCCGAGGCGAGGAGAgaggccatcaggcaggagGTGAGTAGAATGCTCCAGCTGGGGGTCATTGAGGAGTCCCACAGTGCCTGGTCCAGCCCAGTGGTACTGGTGCCCAAGCCAGATGGCTCTTACCGTTTTTGCAATGACTTTCGTAGACTCAATGACGCCTCCCAGTTCGATGCCTATCCTATGCCCAGGGTGGATGAACTGATAGACCGGCTGGGAACGGCCCGTTTCATCTCCACCTTGGACCTCACCAAAGGCTACTGGCAGGTGCCGCTGACAACTCGGGCCAGAGAGAAGACGGCCTTCGCCACCCCCGAAGGCCTATATCAGTACACCGTGTTGCCCTTTGGTGTCCATGGAGCCCCCGCCACATTCCAGCGGTTAATGGACAAGATTCTCCGGCCGCACCAAGGGTATGCCGCAGCCTATATCGATGACATTGTAATTCACAGCGACGACTGGGAGACTCACCTGAGCCGACTGAGAGCTGTTCTGGGGGCCCTTCGCGGGGCAGGCCTCACGGCAAACCCAAAGAAGTGCCGGCTGGGCCTAGAGGAAGCTTCTTACCTGGGCTACCGCATAGGACGGGGCAACGTGCGACCCCAGGATGCCAAGGTAGAGGCCATTCTCAGCTGGCCAAGACCCAAGACCAAGCGCCAGGTCAAATCATTCCTAGGTTTGGTGGGGTATTACCAGAGGTTCATTCCCCGCTACGCAACT is part of the Gasterosteus aculeatus chromosome 21, fGasAcu3.hap1.1, whole genome shotgun sequence genome and encodes:
- the LOC144390024 gene encoding uncharacterized protein LOC144390024 yields the protein MEAAMARLLQAQAQQVQSMAALQGTFDRLAENLTPRAPHASPTALLTKQTPGDDVEAFLEVFERTAEREGWPEDRWAHILAPFLTGDAQRAYQDLGTREATDYPTLKGAILAHYGHNLAGRAQRVHDWVYDPQGPVRSQVVRLGRLTRSWLVTGEGPAAIDRVVMDRCIRALPLDAKRWAAQNHPASVDELINLLENHRVSQQMTAGTCPAPRGLEGRAPIRPSATLLRPAPRTAPRPTPDRSEWRCFSCGQLGHIARQCPAGDVPMPSASTEEQHRPGRCLMTTCWTPPIPGAATVPVRVGNQDTSALIDSGSVVTLIRPEWAEGEEGPRIEVTCVHGDLKAYPTRWIQVCTPRGSFSIRAGLVPDLPVPMIIGRDCPIFERFWGLRPRGGHDRASQPRPIRRGRPRAACAAHAPSGSSDEGPPEEARPLPPSPSTAPGGSNRAGGRTPDTDTATEGSQIPRGGEGGSLTEFSEFPLVADGMGNRKGQFATAQKEDDTLKHAWARVLAHDGQPIDPVSALSYPFFVTKNSLLYRMCQKGGQTVEQLVVPRPYTSKVLYLAHSHLMGAHLGMDKTRERIETRFYWPGMKRAVVDYCAGCPECQLVAPRPSVRHPLIPLPIIEEPFERLAMDIVGPLPKTSRGHRYILVIIDYATRYPEALPLRAATAKAVGKELFLLFSRVGIAKEILTDQGTCFMSRVLKEMLRLLQVKQLRTSVYHPQTDGLVERFNQTLKRMLKKVMEADGKNWDQLLPYVLFGVREVPQASTGFSPFELLYGRRPRGLLDVAKEAWESQPSPHRTIIEHVDQMRTRMAQVWPVVREHLQQAQQAQARVYNRGAQVRAFQPGERVLVLVPSADCKFLAKWQGPYEVVTRVNEANYQVRQPGRRRPLQLYHVNLLKKWQSLPGPPAPPTPALTARIPLPNVPMGDHLSPSQLQDLREVVWQHLDVFSDLPGRTAVATHDIRTEPGVTVRVKPYRVPEARREAIRQEVSRMLQLGVIEESHSAWSSPVVLVPKPDGSYRFCNDFRRLNDASQFDAYPMPRVDELIDRLGTARFISTLDLTKGYWQVPLTTRAREKTAFATPEGLYQYTVLPFGVHGAPATFQRLMDKILRPHQGYAAAYIDDIVIHSDDWETHLSRLRAVLGALRGAGLTANPKKCRLGLEEASYLGYRIGRGNVRPQDAKVEAILSWPRPKTKRQVKSFLGLVGYYQRFIPRYATMAAPLHDLTRKRGPDKVKWNTEANGAFECLRQALCTKPVLVTPAFSLPFLVHTDASEVGLGAVLSQVRDGEEHPVMYISRKFLPNERAYSTVEKEALAIKWALDKLRYYLLGRSFTLVTDHAPLKWMAQAKDSNARVTRWFLTLQDYKFTVEHRPGKEHANADALSRRDVCMWAGRRGPGFLLGWGSCGNPRVQVPRSTNQHQGQGTKRGYAPPPPRETTSGTAAAHEADEVRRSSAGPSSGTEGPKPSKEEELTLAFFSFCLDV